The following coding sequences lie in one Megalodesulfovibrio gigas DSM 1382 = ATCC 19364 genomic window:
- a CDS encoding carboxyl transferase domain-containing protein — translation MDTDKKLHILAERLRYIQDILGHRENDHSRLLASELAEIQTLEKNWTQERRIKALETLEELFDFAEKQLEQELTPMDRVRIVRHSQRICLKDILENVYDNYTEIGGQDEYSIDPSIVIARAYITRRSRGKAVHQPVMVIGQEKGHGQEFRNGGSVKPWGNAKALHYMKVAETENIPIHTYVFTPGAYPIEDYPGAAQQIAKNLYEMSALKVPVVAIFSEGGSGGAEAIALADMRLMLSHGYYSVISPEGAAAIEGRLRQGQRATPELIEACAKNLKITAEDNVRFGYIDRIIQEPPLGARPEHFDFFKLLRQEVVAATDEVFLKFKGIKFFRAMGVRRMERRRKQGAYTTENFYVRWGLNSTAKEDLLARRYARHARMSRWASRDTRPGKEKFLAGLHDVGWSVYSFFKYDFLRKHQKVVVHALEEVGAEAQYVVGKLLAPWRAVRSMFNAKPTLNHGKAKELTELSYWEDPAAGSGWRWVSPRAKEDRAITCPNAVTHGCLDLWAPDLFGDHAGVCSYCGHHFSMEPHWFVNNICDPGSVYEFNAEIEAGNPLAYPDLDKKLDEAKKRTGMKSACRTFEARIDNTRVVVAMLTGTFRGGSVGAAEGEKFFQAAERALKKRFPFIAYVHGTAGIRIQEGTNGVIQMPRCTMAVRRYIDAGGLYMVIYDTNSYAGPVASFLGCSPYQFSVRSANIGFAGPGVIKETTGVDIPPDYHRAYRALSRGHIQGIWDRRELRANCIQALLTMGGRNVYYR, via the coding sequence ATGGATACCGACAAGAAACTGCATATTCTGGCCGAACGCCTGCGCTACATCCAGGACATCCTCGGCCATCGTGAGAACGATCACTCCCGTCTGCTGGCCAGCGAGCTGGCGGAAATCCAGACCCTGGAAAAAAACTGGACCCAGGAACGCAGGATCAAGGCCCTGGAGACCCTGGAAGAGCTCTTCGACTTTGCCGAAAAGCAGCTCGAACAGGAACTTACGCCCATGGATCGCGTGCGCATCGTGCGCCATTCACAGCGTATCTGCCTCAAGGACATCCTGGAAAACGTCTACGACAACTATACGGAAATCGGCGGGCAGGACGAATACTCCATCGACCCGTCCATCGTCATCGCCCGGGCGTACATCACCCGCCGCTCCCGCGGCAAGGCGGTGCATCAGCCGGTCATGGTCATCGGGCAGGAAAAGGGCCACGGCCAGGAGTTCCGCAACGGCGGCTCGGTCAAGCCCTGGGGCAATGCCAAGGCCCTGCATTACATGAAGGTGGCGGAGACGGAAAACATCCCCATCCATACCTATGTCTTCACCCCCGGGGCCTATCCCATTGAGGATTATCCCGGCGCGGCGCAGCAGATTGCCAAGAACCTGTACGAAATGTCGGCCCTCAAGGTGCCGGTGGTGGCCATCTTCTCCGAAGGCGGCTCCGGCGGGGCCGAGGCCATCGCCCTGGCAGACATGCGGCTCATGCTCTCCCACGGCTACTATTCGGTCATCTCGCCCGAAGGCGCGGCCGCCATCGAGGGCCGCCTGCGTCAGGGGCAGCGGGCCACGCCGGAACTCATTGAGGCCTGCGCCAAGAATCTCAAGATCACCGCCGAAGACAACGTGCGCTTCGGCTACATTGATCGCATCATCCAGGAACCCCCGCTGGGTGCGCGGCCCGAGCACTTTGACTTCTTCAAGCTGCTGCGCCAGGAAGTGGTGGCCGCCACGGACGAAGTATTCCTCAAGTTCAAGGGCATCAAGTTCTTCCGGGCCATGGGCGTGCGCCGCATGGAACGTCGTCGCAAGCAGGGCGCCTACACCACGGAAAACTTCTACGTGCGCTGGGGCCTGAACTCCACGGCCAAGGAAGATCTCCTGGCCCGACGCTACGCCCGCCACGCCCGCATGAGCCGCTGGGCCTCCCGGGATACGCGGCCCGGCAAGGAAAAGTTCCTGGCCGGCCTGCACGATGTGGGCTGGAGCGTCTATTCCTTCTTCAAATACGACTTCCTGCGCAAGCACCAGAAAGTGGTGGTCCACGCTCTGGAAGAAGTGGGCGCGGAAGCCCAGTATGTGGTGGGCAAACTGCTCGCCCCCTGGCGGGCCGTGCGCAGCATGTTCAATGCCAAGCCGACCCTGAACCACGGCAAGGCCAAGGAGCTGACCGAGCTTTCCTACTGGGAAGACCCGGCCGCCGGCAGCGGCTGGCGCTGGGTGAGCCCCAGGGCCAAGGAAGACCGGGCCATCACCTGCCCTAACGCCGTCACCCATGGCTGTCTGGATCTCTGGGCCCCGGACCTCTTCGGCGACCACGCCGGCGTGTGCAGCTACTGCGGGCATCATTTCTCCATGGAGCCGCACTGGTTCGTCAACAATATCTGCGATCCGGGCTCGGTGTATGAGTTCAACGCGGAAATCGAGGCCGGCAATCCCCTGGCCTATCCGGACCTGGATAAAAAGCTGGATGAAGCCAAAAAGCGCACAGGCATGAAGAGCGCCTGCCGCACCTTCGAGGCCCGCATCGACAACACCCGCGTGGTGGTGGCCATGCTCACCGGCACCTTCCGCGGCGGATCCGTAGGCGCGGCCGAGGGCGAGAAGTTCTTCCAGGCCGCCGAGCGCGCCTTGAAGAAGCGCTTCCCCTTCATCGCCTACGTGCACGGCACGGCCGGCATCCGCATTCAGGAAGGCACCAACGGCGTCATCCAGATGCCGCGCTGCACCATGGCCGTGCGCCGCTACATCGACGCCGGCGGGCTCTACATGGTCATCTACGACACCAATTCCTACGCCGGTCCGGTGGCCAGCTTCCTGGGCTGCTCGCCGTATCAGTTCAGCGTGCGCTCGGCCAACATCGGCTTTGCCGGGCCCGGCGTCATCAAGGAGACCACCGGGGTGGATATTCCGCCGGACTACCATCGCGCCTATCGCGCCCTCTCCCGCGGGCACATCCAGGGCATCTGGGACCGCCGGGAACTGCGCGCCAACTGCATCCAGGCCCTGCTCACCATGGGCGGCCGCAACGTCTATTACCGCTAG
- a CDS encoding single-stranded DNA-binding protein: MAPTLNKVMLIGRLGRDPELRYTNSGKPVANFSIATDESYNDRDGNRVDKAEWHDIVVWDRSGENCANYLRKGSLVYVEGRLQTRKWQDQQGNPRKSTEVVADRVQFLDSKGSREAYDGPEAPAGYGDEGEFPPPPGQRTGNRPQQGGYQQGGAGRQQPRPQPAGQQPPRRPQAAPQQRQDEDLGPAFPSEASSMDDMPF, encoded by the coding sequence ATGGCGCCCACCCTCAATAAGGTCATGCTCATCGGCCGCCTGGGCCGTGATCCCGAACTGCGCTACACCAACAGCGGCAAGCCCGTGGCCAATTTCTCCATCGCCACGGATGAATCGTACAACGACCGGGACGGCAACCGCGTGGACAAGGCGGAGTGGCACGATATCGTCGTCTGGGATCGTTCCGGCGAGAACTGCGCCAATTACCTGCGCAAGGGCTCCCTGGTGTACGTGGAAGGCCGCCTGCAGACCCGCAAATGGCAGGACCAGCAGGGCAATCCCCGCAAGTCCACGGAGGTGGTGGCCGACCGCGTCCAGTTCCTCGATTCCAAGGGCTCGCGCGAGGCCTATGACGGCCCCGAGGCCCCTGCCGGGTATGGCGACGAAGGCGAGTTCCCGCCGCCTCCTGGCCAGCGCACCGGCAACAGGCCGCAGCAGGGTGGCTACCAGCAGGGCGGAGCCGGGCGGCAGCAGCCTCGTCCCCAGCCGGCTGGCCAGCAGCCCCCGCGCCGTCCCCAGGCTGCGCCCCAGCAGCGTCAGGACGAGGACCTCGGCCCGGCCTTCCCGTCGGAGGCCAGCAGCATGGACGACATGCCGTTTTAA
- a CDS encoding radical SAM protein — protein MTAIPACVAAPRVLLIEPTSRCNLACGMCPRQTPGCVMTDGDLAFETLAALETVLPGVERVSLAGLGEPLLHPQIVEIVAWLRARLPATARIGLQTNGLLVTQALADRLAAAGLDQLCLSVDALETAPNQPLHGGSFLPAIESAFACFREARTRAGRPLELGVECVLMRSNRRALPGLLDWAAGQGANFVLVSHLLPPAPQWAGESLSNPNAAAAVALFRQAEAETRRQGLNIQDILKLQLRFRLTMTGEERRLQVVEAALREEACQQGVPINLKSLVAWAADEAMQELPDLFAVARQQAARHGLRLHLPSLAAADVRECPFLARNIACLDAHGNVAPCHFLWHTHVTAEQGRPKRIAATFLGRLGAADAPAMDALWNASSSRAFRAEAQASASPRCYDCAASPCSELIQAAYGDACDCLGGGVPCGHCPWPLGLVSCLGTEGPPTVAASDAQVAA, from the coding sequence ATGACCGCCATTCCCGCCTGTGTCGCCGCCCCCCGCGTGCTGCTCATCGAACCCACTTCCCGCTGCAACCTTGCCTGCGGCATGTGCCCGCGGCAGACGCCCGGCTGCGTGATGACCGATGGCGATCTTGCCTTCGAGACGTTGGCCGCCCTGGAAACCGTGCTGCCCGGGGTGGAGCGCGTCAGCCTGGCCGGCCTGGGCGAGCCGCTGTTGCATCCTCAGATTGTTGAGATCGTCGCCTGGCTGCGCGCCCGGCTGCCTGCCACGGCCCGCATCGGCCTGCAGACCAACGGCCTGTTGGTGACACAGGCCCTTGCCGATCGCCTGGCCGCCGCCGGCCTGGATCAGCTCTGCCTCTCCGTGGATGCCCTGGAGACTGCCCCGAACCAGCCCCTGCATGGCGGGTCCTTTCTGCCGGCCATCGAAAGCGCCTTTGCCTGCTTCCGCGAGGCCCGCACCCGTGCCGGCCGGCCGCTGGAGTTGGGGGTGGAATGCGTGCTCATGCGCAGCAACCGCCGCGCGTTGCCGGGACTGCTGGACTGGGCCGCCGGTCAGGGCGCAAATTTCGTGCTGGTGAGCCACCTGCTGCCACCGGCGCCGCAGTGGGCCGGGGAGTCCCTGTCCAACCCCAACGCCGCCGCGGCCGTGGCCCTGTTCCGGCAGGCCGAGGCCGAGACCAGGAGGCAGGGGCTCAACATTCAGGACATCCTGAAGCTGCAGTTGCGGTTCCGGCTGACCATGACCGGGGAGGAGCGCCGGCTGCAAGTCGTGGAAGCGGCCCTGCGCGAGGAAGCCTGCCAGCAGGGCGTACCCATCAATCTCAAGTCCCTGGTGGCATGGGCGGCGGACGAGGCCATGCAGGAACTGCCGGACCTCTTTGCCGTGGCGCGCCAGCAGGCTGCCCGGCACGGCCTGCGGCTGCATCTGCCCTCGCTGGCTGCGGCGGATGTGCGCGAGTGTCCCTTCCTGGCGCGGAACATCGCCTGCCTGGATGCGCACGGCAATGTCGCGCCCTGTCATTTCCTCTGGCATACGCACGTGACGGCAGAGCAGGGCCGGCCCAAGCGCATTGCGGCGACCTTTCTGGGACGATTGGGCGCGGCAGACGCGCCAGCCATGGACGCCCTCTGGAACGCGTCCTCCTCCCGGGCCTTTCGCGCCGAGGCCCAGGCCAGCGCCTCCCCGCGCTGCTACGATTGCGCCGCCTCGCCCTGCAGCGAGCTTATCCAGGCCGCCTACGGCGATGCCTGCGACTGTCTGGGCGGCGGCGTGCCGTGCGGTCACTGTCCCTGGCCCCTGGGGCTGGTGTCCTGCCTGGGGACCGAAGGACCGCCCACTGTTGCCGCCAGTGATGCCCAGGTGGCGGCATGA
- the ruvC gene encoding crossover junction endodeoxyribonuclease RuvC produces the protein MTAAVRVLGIDPGSRVAGYAVVEERSGKACLVEAGTLRPDPSLPMAHRLARLYRGVADLIDRHAPHEAAMEEIFTAKNAASALVLGQARGAILAACGVLGLPVTGYEPSVVKKTLVGTGRADKEQVAFMVRRILAATEGAYAMDATDAMAVAVCHLNHRRFARLTATAETTAKRGRGRAMTP, from the coding sequence ATGACCGCTGCGGTGCGTGTGCTCGGCATCGATCCTGGCAGCCGCGTGGCCGGCTATGCCGTGGTGGAAGAGCGCTCGGGCAAGGCCTGTCTGGTGGAGGCCGGCACCCTGCGGCCGGATCCCTCCCTGCCCATGGCCCATCGTCTGGCGCGCCTGTATCGCGGCGTGGCGGATCTCATCGACCGGCACGCCCCGCACGAGGCGGCCATGGAGGAAATCTTCACGGCCAAGAATGCCGCCTCGGCGTTGGTCCTGGGGCAGGCCCGTGGGGCCATCCTGGCCGCCTGCGGCGTGCTGGGACTGCCGGTGACGGGCTATGAGCCGTCGGTGGTCAAAAAGACCCTGGTGGGCACAGGACGGGCGGATAAGGAGCAGGTGGCCTTCATGGTCCGCCGCATCCTCGCCGCCACGGAGGGCGCCTACGCCATGGACGCCACGGACGCCATGGCCGTGGCGGTCTGCCACTTGAACCATCGCCGCTTCGCCCGCCTGACCGCCACAGCAGAGACCACAGCGAAGCGCGGACGAGGGAGGGCCATGACGCCATGA
- the ruvA gene encoding Holliday junction branch migration protein RuvA: MIAFLHGTVTYCDEESCVLLTPGGVGYELTCPIPVLASLRQGQEASLHVQTIVREDAIELFGFQDRDTRDCFALLISIARLGPKTAVNILSVFTPEDLHRVVLEQDASALTVVSGIGKKSAEHIFFELSYKLKAPAGRKGKTPGASPVLAGKSMVYRDALTGLTNLGYVEDEIRPHLDAVLKDEPDLDVSAALRAVLKRLMKK; encoded by the coding sequence ATGATTGCGTTCCTGCACGGCACCGTCACGTACTGCGACGAGGAATCCTGCGTGCTGCTCACCCCCGGTGGCGTGGGCTATGAGCTGACGTGTCCCATCCCGGTCCTGGCCAGCCTCAGGCAGGGCCAGGAGGCGTCGCTGCACGTGCAGACCATCGTGCGCGAAGACGCCATAGAGCTTTTCGGTTTCCAGGATCGGGACACCCGGGACTGCTTCGCTCTGCTTATCTCCATCGCCCGCCTGGGGCCCAAGACGGCCGTGAACATCCTGTCCGTCTTCACCCCCGAGGACCTGCACCGCGTGGTCCTGGAGCAGGATGCCAGCGCCCTGACGGTGGTGTCCGGCATCGGCAAGAAAAGCGCGGAGCACATTTTTTTCGAGCTGTCATACAAGCTCAAGGCTCCGGCCGGCCGCAAGGGCAAGACGCCCGGCGCTTCGCCTGTTTTGGCTGGAAAATCAATGGTCTATAGAGATGCATTGACGGGCCTGACCAACCTGGGATACGTGGAGGACGAGATCCGCCCGCACCTGGACGCCGTGCTCAAGGACGAGCCGGATCTGGACGTCTCCGCCGCCCTGCGCGCCGTGCTCAAACGGCTCATGAAGAAGTAG
- the ruvB gene encoding Holliday junction branch migration DNA helicase RuvB: MELACPDDHIRPQRLGDFIGQEELRANLAVYLQAARERGQAMDHTLFYGNPGLGKTTLARIMASELGVNLVCTSGPVLERGGDLAAILTNLARNDILFVDEIHRMPAAVEEILYPAMEDFSLDLIIGQGPAARTVKIDLEPFTLVGATTRLGLLTSPLRDRFGALLRLEFYSPEELARIVHRASRILQTTVDEDGALEIGRRSRGTPRIANRLLRRVRDFAAVQGKDVISKDVASQALERMDVDEHGLDQMDRKLLEVLIHHYGGGPAGVKTLAVAVGEEVRTIEDIYEPFLIQRGFLKRTPRGRVATARAYKHLGLLMGV, from the coding sequence ATGGAACTTGCCTGCCCAGACGATCACATCCGCCCGCAACGGCTTGGGGATTTCATCGGCCAGGAGGAGCTTCGGGCCAACCTTGCCGTGTATCTCCAGGCCGCCCGCGAACGGGGTCAGGCCATGGACCATACCTTGTTCTATGGCAATCCCGGCCTGGGCAAGACCACCCTGGCGCGCATCATGGCCTCCGAGCTGGGCGTGAACCTGGTGTGCACCTCCGGCCCGGTGCTGGAACGCGGCGGCGACCTGGCCGCCATCCTGACCAATCTGGCCCGCAACGACATCCTCTTTGTGGACGAAATCCATCGCATGCCCGCGGCCGTAGAGGAAATACTCTATCCGGCCATGGAGGATTTCAGCCTCGATCTGATCATCGGGCAGGGACCCGCCGCGCGCACGGTGAAGATCGATCTGGAGCCTTTCACCCTGGTGGGGGCCACCACGCGCCTGGGGCTGCTCACCTCGCCCCTCAGGGACCGCTTCGGCGCGCTGCTGCGCCTGGAATTCTACAGCCCGGAGGAGCTGGCGCGCATCGTCCACCGGGCGTCGCGCATCCTGCAGACCACCGTGGACGAGGACGGCGCCCTGGAGATCGGCCGGCGCTCCCGCGGCACCCCGCGCATCGCCAACCGCCTGTTGCGGCGCGTGCGGGACTTTGCCGCCGTGCAGGGCAAAGACGTCATCAGCAAGGATGTCGCCAGCCAGGCCCTGGAACGCATGGACGTGGACGAACACGGCCTGGACCAGATGGACCGCAAGCTCCTGGAGGTGCTCATCCACCACTATGGCGGCGGGCCGGCAGGCGTGAAGACGCTGGCCGTGGCCGTGGGGGAAGAAGTGCGGACCATCGAAGACATCTATGAACCGTTTCTCATTCAGCGCGGCTTCCTGAAGCGCACCCCGCGCGGCCGCGTGGCCACCGCGCGGGCCTACAAGCACCTTGGCCTGTTGATGGGAGTTTGA
- the thyX gene encoding FAD-dependent thymidylate synthase translates to MPCAQRRVRLLAVTPDALSLIYAAFRQCYHTGFVGEMWPRLVAGEISRDTQAAFVRQVLESGHDSPVEHVSFTFAVEGVSRACTHQLVRHRIASYSQQSQRYVDETDFDYLVPPAIARNPAALERFEACMTEIASAYQELKALLEAAGRGAKAKEDARFVLPQAAESKIVVTMNCRSLLHFFSLRCCSRAQWEVRGLANDMLALCRDALPELFAAAGARCEQLGYCPEGERFTCGRYPLRTIA, encoded by the coding sequence ATGCCCTGCGCCCAACGCCGGGTCCGGCTTCTGGCCGTGACGCCGGATGCGTTGTCGTTGATCTATGCCGCCTTCCGCCAATGCTATCATACCGGCTTCGTGGGCGAGATGTGGCCCAGACTCGTCGCCGGAGAAATCAGCCGCGACACACAGGCCGCCTTTGTCCGGCAGGTGTTGGAGTCTGGCCACGACAGCCCCGTGGAACACGTGAGCTTCACCTTTGCCGTGGAGGGTGTTTCGCGGGCGTGCACGCACCAGCTGGTGCGCCACCGCATCGCGTCCTACTCGCAGCAGAGCCAGCGTTACGTGGACGAGACGGACTTCGACTATCTCGTGCCCCCGGCCATTGCCCGGAATCCGGCCGCCCTGGAACGCTTCGAGGCCTGCATGACGGAAATTGCCAGCGCATACCAGGAATTGAAAGCCCTGCTGGAAGCCGCAGGCCGCGGCGCCAAGGCCAAGGAAGATGCGCGGTTCGTGCTGCCGCAGGCGGCGGAGTCCAAGATTGTTGTCACCATGAACTGCCGGTCGCTCCTGCATTTTTTCTCCCTGCGCTGCTGCAGCCGGGCGCAGTGGGAAGTGCGCGGCCTGGCCAACGACATGCTGGCCCTGTGCCGGGATGCCCTGCCGGAACTCTTTGCCGCGGCCGGGGCCCGGTGCGAACAATTGGGCTACTGTCCCGAGGGCGAGCGCTTCACCTGTGGCCGGTACCCCCTTCGCACGATCGCCTGA
- a CDS encoding chromosomal replication initiator protein DnaA encodes MNTHWDQIRQILQKTVNPGLFQVWIAPLTAVSSGPNLCLKAPNEFVAIWVRDRLLEQIRQAAVAVLGRQVEITVSADPVGEAGDALLTAAAVVGSGASSRGGSVSGGAVVARPAPLPRSASHACSAPTGSRQLGLPLQPDAPRSRPCWQFSFDDFVVGPSNQLAYAASRALCDKQLESEQVFLSSTPGLGKTHLLQAVGRSLCSHSNRQQARVEYLTAEEFGRLWVQSLRSNELERFKARFREGVDLLLLEDVHFFQGKEKMQDELLSTMKALRNRGAKVILTSSFLPRELKDVDSTLASRFCSGFLAVIEKPGFETRKRILEQKAKSFHVALPNQVTELLAERINTDIRQLESCLQNLILKARLLNHKITLELACEVLSHYEPEIPHFSMDRIIDFVCDAFELSPTELRSKSRQRQIVQARNAAYFLARKHTELSLQDIGNRFNRKHSTVIKGITNIEREMNLETPVGRQLSRTVELAKAYCRVGAR; translated from the coding sequence ATGAACACGCATTGGGACCAGATTCGTCAAATCCTGCAGAAAACGGTCAATCCTGGCTTGTTTCAGGTCTGGATTGCCCCCCTTACGGCCGTTTCAAGCGGCCCAAATCTATGCCTGAAGGCACCGAATGAATTTGTAGCCATCTGGGTTCGTGACCGCTTGCTGGAGCAGATTCGGCAGGCGGCGGTGGCAGTGCTGGGCAGGCAGGTGGAGATCACGGTCTCGGCGGATCCTGTTGGCGAGGCGGGCGATGCCCTGCTGACGGCTGCGGCCGTTGTCGGGTCTGGCGCCAGCTCGCGCGGCGGAAGTGTGTCTGGCGGTGCTGTCGTGGCCCGGCCGGCTCCGCTTCCTCGCAGTGCGTCTCACGCGTGTTCTGCCCCCACCGGCTCGCGGCAATTGGGGCTGCCTTTGCAGCCCGATGCACCCCGTTCCCGCCCCTGCTGGCAATTCTCCTTCGACGACTTCGTCGTCGGCCCCAGCAATCAGCTGGCTTATGCCGCAAGCCGAGCCTTGTGCGACAAGCAATTGGAATCCGAGCAGGTGTTCCTTTCTTCCACTCCCGGCCTGGGCAAGACGCACTTGCTGCAAGCCGTGGGACGGAGCCTGTGTTCCCACTCGAATCGCCAGCAGGCGCGGGTTGAGTATCTCACGGCCGAGGAATTCGGCAGACTGTGGGTGCAGTCGTTGCGCAGTAACGAGCTGGAGCGCTTCAAGGCCCGGTTCCGGGAGGGCGTGGATCTGCTGCTGCTGGAGGACGTGCATTTCTTCCAGGGCAAGGAGAAGATGCAGGACGAGCTGCTTTCCACCATGAAGGCGCTTCGCAACCGTGGGGCCAAGGTTATCCTGACGTCTTCGTTCCTGCCCCGCGAACTCAAGGACGTGGATTCCACCCTGGCTTCGCGGTTCTGCTCGGGCTTTCTGGCGGTCATCGAGAAGCCCGGCTTCGAGACCCGCAAGCGCATTCTGGAGCAGAAGGCCAAGAGCTTCCACGTGGCCCTGCCCAACCAGGTGACGGAATTGCTGGCGGAACGCATCAACACGGACATTCGCCAGCTGGAATCCTGCCTGCAGAACCTCATCCTCAAGGCCCGGCTGCTCAATCACAAGATCACCCTGGAACTGGCCTGCGAGGTGCTCAGCCACTACGAGCCGGAAATTCCGCACTTTTCCATGGATCGGATCATCGACTTTGTGTGCGACGCCTTTGAGCTTTCCCCCACCGAGTTGCGGTCCAAGAGCCGGCAGCGCCAGATTGTGCAGGCCCGCAACGCCGCCTACTTCCTGGCCCGCAAGCACACTGAACTGTCCTTGCAGGACATCGGCAACCGCTTCAACCGCAAGCACTCCACCGTCATCAAGGGCATCACGAACATTGAGCGCGAGATGAACCTGGAGACTCCCGTGGGCCGGCAGCTTTCCCGCACCGTGGAGCTGGCCAAGGCCTACTGCCGGGTGGGCGCCCGGTAG
- a CDS encoding UPF0280 family protein: protein MSPAHPAPPVHVDPHRSYRRLTACQTGETAFQLVQAQSDLHIVAQALPGVDLVALASEALRKVRAMVQTAILLDPHFQTALAPLPVPPVPPVPPVPSDASEIVQAMCHATALCNVGPMAAVAGVVAEHVARALAAAGCRTALVENGGDIFLMADTPRVVAALPDPSGQARLGLLLQPEDLPCSLCSSSATIGHSLSFGKAELVVVRSPSAAMADAAATALCNRLRSGKDIPAVLAHAQTLAGLPPPLRVEGVLAVCQGKVGVWGKMELCGC, encoded by the coding sequence ATGTCCCCAGCGCATCCTGCCCCGCCCGTGCATGTCGATCCCCACCGCAGCTACCGCCGCCTGACGGCCTGTCAGACCGGCGAGACGGCCTTCCAGCTGGTCCAGGCCCAGAGCGATCTGCACATCGTGGCCCAGGCCCTCCCGGGCGTGGATCTCGTGGCCCTGGCCTCGGAGGCCCTGCGCAAGGTCCGGGCCATGGTCCAGACGGCCATCCTCCTGGATCCCCACTTCCAGACCGCCCTGGCGCCCTTGCCCGTGCCGCCCGTGCCGCCCGTGCCGCCCGTGCCGTCGGACGCCTCGGAGATCGTGCAGGCCATGTGCCACGCCACGGCCCTGTGCAACGTGGGGCCCATGGCCGCCGTGGCCGGCGTGGTGGCGGAACACGTGGCCCGCGCCCTGGCTGCCGCCGGCTGCCGCACCGCCCTGGTGGAAAACGGTGGCGATATTTTTTTGATGGCAGACACGCCCCGCGTGGTGGCCGCCCTGCCCGATCCGTCCGGCCAGGCCCGGCTGGGCCTGCTGCTGCAGCCGGAGGATCTGCCCTGCTCCCTGTGCAGCTCCTCGGCCACCATCGGCCACTCCCTGTCCTTCGGCAAGGCCGAGCTGGTGGTGGTGCGCAGCCCCTCCGCCGCCATGGCCGACGCCGCAGCCACAGCCCTGTGCAACCGCCTGCGCTCCGGCAAGGACATCCCCGCCGTCCTCGCCCACGCACAAACCCTGGCCGGCCTGCCGCCTCCCCTGCGGGTGGAAGGCGTGCTGGCCGTGTGCCAGGGAAAAGTCGGCGTCTGGGGAAAAATGGAGCTGTGCGGCTGCTGA
- the glpX gene encoding class II fructose-bisphosphatase produces MEAPERNLALDLVRVTESAALASARWLGRGDKNAGDKAAVDAMRLSFNSLNIRGTVVIGEGEKDEAPMLYNGEAVGSGQGPAVDVAVDPVEGTRLLAYGRPNAISVVGLAPAGSMYAPGASYYMKKLVVPAAATHVIGHDDLDAPVGQTLRKVAKALGKDLDDIVVFVLDKPRHELLVRDIRAAGARIQLHTDGDVNGSLMAVDDRAEVDVMLGTGGTPEGVLSACAIRGIGGRMVCRLDPQSEAERQRLLNDGVDLDRVLLETDLVADDNVFFAATGLSGGSFLRGVQYRGRGAVTHSLVIRGKTGTVRYIESNHNWDKLMRVSSVQYD; encoded by the coding sequence ATGGAAGCGCCTGAGCGTAATCTTGCCCTGGATCTGGTCCGCGTCACGGAATCCGCCGCCCTGGCTTCGGCCCGCTGGCTGGGCCGCGGCGACAAGAACGCCGGCGACAAGGCCGCCGTGGACGCCATGCGCCTTTCCTTCAACTCCCTGAACATCCGCGGCACCGTGGTCATCGGCGAGGGGGAGAAGGACGAAGCCCCCATGCTCTACAACGGCGAGGCCGTGGGCTCGGGCCAGGGGCCGGCCGTGGACGTGGCCGTGGACCCCGTGGAAGGCACCCGCCTGCTGGCCTATGGCCGGCCCAACGCCATCAGCGTGGTGGGGCTGGCCCCTGCCGGCTCCATGTACGCCCCCGGGGCCAGCTACTACATGAAGAAGCTCGTGGTCCCGGCCGCAGCCACGCATGTGATCGGCCATGACGATCTGGATGCCCCCGTGGGGCAGACCCTGCGCAAGGTGGCCAAGGCGCTGGGCAAGGACCTGGACGACATTGTGGTCTTCGTGCTGGACAAGCCCCGCCATGAACTCCTGGTGCGCGACATCCGCGCCGCAGGCGCGCGCATCCAGTTGCACACCGACGGCGACGTCAACGGCTCCCTCATGGCCGTGGACGATCGCGCCGAGGTGGATGTGATGCTCGGCACCGGCGGCACGCCCGAAGGCGTGCTCTCGGCCTGCGCCATCCGCGGCATCGGCGGCCGCATGGTCTGCCGGCTGGACCCGCAATCCGAGGCCGAGCGTCAGCGCCTGCTCAATGACGGCGTGGACCTCGACCGCGTCCTTCTGGAAACGGACCTCGTGGCCGACGACAACGTCTTCTTCGCCGCCACGGGCCTGTCTGGCGGTTCCTTCCTGCGCGGCGTGCAATATCGCGGCCGCGGCGCCGTGACGCACTCCCTGGTCATCCGCGGCAAGACCGGCACCGTGCGTTACATTGAATCCAACCACAACTGGGACAAGCTCATGCGCGTCTCCAGCGTGCAATACGACTGA